One Cuculus canorus isolate bCucCan1 chromosome 1, bCucCan1.pri, whole genome shotgun sequence DNA segment encodes these proteins:
- the RGPD4 gene encoding ranBP2-like and GRIP domain-containing protein 4 isoform X1 produces MMRRTKPEVDRYVAFVQTMLPSPREKSIKGFLFAKLYFEIKEYELAKRYVSAYLNIQERDPKAHRFLGRIYETEDNIEKAVGCYKRSVELNPTQKDLVLKIAELLCSNDTTDGRAKYWVERAAKLFPGSPSVYRLKEKLLDCKGEDGQNELFDLIQAELCARPDDVYLNVRLVALYRSQNRLRDAVLHCQEAEKKIPLQSSVEWCSCVVETYEAYLESAQDLESDKNNWRAIKKDHLLAYSSFVKMKLSSRDVQESREALESFDRLLQSMKPHVNGADELCHTFVEMKGQLYMHAGTLLLKMAQHSEAQWRVVSELAALCYLISFQVPKPKSKVIKGDQTGQDMLEMLACDRKSQSGHMLLNLSHGKQDFFKEIVESFANKSGSFTLFDSLFESGASRERSFIGTDDIGSVSAQAPVQMELNKYDIGAVRMHNGSLQHLVWLGLQWNSMSVLPPMRKWLKQLFHLPQETSRRETDAPESICLLDLEVFLLGVVFTSNLQLQEKFNSHCSTHQPQFLPLLVCKQLYTEKQGSWWDAVCTLIQRKATLGTAAKLRLIVQHGISTLRTLEKHGLQPALIIHWAKSLQKTGISLNSFYDQREYIGRSVCYWKKVLPMLEAIKKKRSIPEPTDPLFKHFHSVDIQVLQVAAYEEEAHIAFAMLDAVDGKTDDALLAFEAIKNVISYWNLAVIFQRKAEEIEKDAMLLEEQEEHKTYLLKSKHYLMMIIEESLSDISVIEKLPVSIETVKEMLDTVVQELGENDDERSPAFRNGVSRVVDSEMKHSTPSPTTFSLSPAKSYKFSPKTPPHWAEDHRSMLQMICQQVEALKNEMQEMKLNNSNSNASSHRWPAESYGTDTMSEGYQRAQNLHEAPLTVATTGPSVYYSQSPAYNSQYLLRTAATSVTPTKAPVYGMNRLAPQQHIYAYQQPMHTPPLQNTSACMFSQEIYGTPLRFDSPATGLISPRGGDDYYNYSVPQASTDPPLPGPGYFTKPSVPPPTLKPADSKVVEFTKPKFGQPGTAEGSKTSLPTPAQSSQPTTFKFNTNFKSNDGDFTFSSLQVPTQPGNAAFNNSESLLGLLTSDKRLQDDRYVEQKAVNDHTNSQRNVFNFGNKHIPGISFRESVGQNAHKSLSFEKSDMFSVQEPSKPVFTTSNSDLANRSHETEGGSTHGGDEDDDGPHFDPVVPLPDKIEVKTGEEDEEEFFCNRAKLFRFDAESKEWKERGIGNVKILKHKVSGKFRLLMRRDQVLKICANHYINTDMKLTPNAGSDKSFVWHALDYADELPKPEQLAIRFKTPEEAMLFKSKFEEAQNILKTLGSTVDTSVTQSTETGRETTNQDIKEPSRSISGTLNFGFQFLKDEVSSESDSKGSLTATSTASGPTPFSFGKEAPQTSSSGGFAQHLLKKDQWVCKVCLVPNEASAKNCVSCQSPNLDTSEMHSTQSTESSATSKASSNTVQDKFGSAFAKKEGQWDCSVCSVRNEPSASRCADCQNPNKTNTAVSFKFDQAIAPKAVQKDLATAFPKKEGQWNCAVCLVQNEAKDVNCRSCQNPNSKSQPNVPVPTVQASLAPKFGTIADASKPLKNGFEGLFAKKEGQWDCTTCLVRNERSSPACVACQTPNPHDKAAGDASSTPAFGLKSKLSEPAGGQLGTGFKCDFLEKGFKFGTAEQGKTPSFTFQVPSDTEIKPAKEGFSFSMPVPAGGFKFGIQESSKNTTKKDEPSKECTTGFLKSSDEKDKKETLSESGIPFQFQETSNKEKGDFVFGQNSSTFTFAELAKRTPGESFQFGKKDPNFKGFSGAGEKLFSSQVSKEDPKPNTSADLSEKDDDVYKTEDSDDIHFEPIVQMPEKVEPFTGEEDEKVLYSQRVKLFRFDPETSQWKERGVGNLKILKNEVNGKVRILMRREQVLKVCANHWITTTMNLKQLSGSDKAWMWMANDFSDGDAKLEHLAAKFKTPEQAEEFKQKFEECQRLLLDIPLQTPHKLVDTGRTAQLIQKAEEMKCGLKDLKTFLTDDKTKLSEEENVNSVCASSTSDVVIKPHAESTGPTLEWDNYDLREEALDDSVSSSVYASPLTSSPVRKNLFRFGESTTGFSFSFKSALSPSKSPAKQNQSRTSVGTDEDSDVTQEEERDGQYFEPVVPLPDLVEVTSGEENEQVVFSHRAKLYRYDKDANQWKERGIGDIKILQNYDNKQVRIVMRRDQVLKLCANHRITPDMNMQQMKGSDRAWVWTACDFADGERKVELLAVRFKLQDVADSFKQIFDEAKHAQERETLITPLSSRANTPKESPCGKNAVAVLEETTRERTDLSHGDANSDVTVEVAEVSNTSEIPTKTVVSPPKFVFGSESVKSIFSNEKSKTFTFGNTSATGSLFGFSFNPPKKSEDHIPTSQNTTQKELEVSEPPKSSAAIQKPLDSKSDNLPTSTQEGPSNFSFRILEKGFNFSLFKSNPMAFWTSTSSLQPDSKAEKPAMSPDDLPSDEVVIVYELTPTPEQRALAGFLKLPPTFFCYKNKPGYVSDEDDDEDYETAVKNLNGRLYPSDSEEKKKSQDPVKAVTEGRESGNEGECVTAQEKNPDPEEEGKAETPQDLSTSVCGASSDTEDDSPKDVQAEVKTEETKEDEATSSTVLVCASEQEAPTPSTDEVTASVQSAPSSEEPESPTETVPVSESLSGADDTPVDLSTKKSDLDCSESTEENRVITFGFGSSAGLSFADLASKNSGDFAFGSKDQNFKWANTGAAVFGETARKADEEEGGSDDEVVHSDDIHFEPIVSLPEVEVKSGEEDEEILFKERAKLYRWDRDATQWKERGVGEIKILFHTQKKYYRVLMRRDQVLKVCANHVITKEMNLVPSDTSNNALIWTATDYADGEVKVEQLAVRFKSQEMANSFKRRFEECQLSLSELQKGHLSLAAGLSKDTNPVVYFEVSADDEPLGHITMELFSNIVPRTAENFRALCTGEKGFGFKNSSFHRIVPDFVCQGGDITNHDGTGGRSIYGTAFEDENFEVKHTGPGLLSMANKGRDTNTSQFFITLKKAEHLDFKHVVFGFVKDGMDVVKKMESFGSPKGLVNGRIVITDCGQI; encoded by the exons ATGATGAGGCGCACTAAGCCCGAAGTGGACCGGTACGTCGCTTTCGTGCAGACCATGCTGCCTTCCCCCAGAGAG AAATCGATAAAAGGATTCCTCTTTGCtaagctgtattttgaaataaaagaatatgaaCTTGCTAAGAG GTATGTATCTGCATACCTTAACATACAGGAGAGAGATCCCAAAGCACATAGATTTCTTGGACGAATTTATGAAACTGAAGATAACATAGAAAAAGCCGTTGGGTGTTACAAG CGTTCTGTGGAGTTGAACCCGACACAGAAAGATCTTGTACTGAAGATTGCAGAGTTGTTATGCAGTAACGACACTACTGATGGAAGAGCAAAATACTGGGTTGAGAGAGCCGCTAAGCTTTTTCCTGGGAGTCCTTCTGTTTACAGGTTGAAG GAGAAGTTATTGGATTGTAAAGGTGAAGATGGACAGAATGAGCTTTTTGACTTGATTCAAGCAGAGCTTTGTGCAAGACCAGATGATGTCTACTTAAACGTCAGACTAGTTGCACTTTACCGTTCACAAAATAGATTAAGAGATGCTGTCCTTCATTGTcaagaggcagagaagaaaatacctTTGCAGTCAAGCGTGGAATGGTGTTCGTGTGTTGTAGAGACATATGAG GCATATCTGGAATCTGCACAAGACTTGGAGTCTGATAAAAATAACTGGAGAGCTATCAAGAAGGATCATCTGCTGGCCTATTCCAGCTTTGTCAAAATGAAACTTTCTTCTAGAGAtgttcaggaaagcagagaggcaCTTGAAAG TTTTGACCGTCTACTTCAGTCAATGAAACCACATGTGAATGGGGCTGATGAGTTGTGTCATACCTTTGTGGAAATGAAAGGGCAGTTGTACATGCATGCTGGAactttgctgctgaaaatgGCCCAACACAGTGAGGCGCAGTGGAGAGTTGTGTCTGAACTAGCAGCATTGTGTTATCTGATAAGTTTCCAG GTTCCTAAACCGAAGTCGAAAGTAATAAAGGGGGATCAAACTGGACAAGACATGCTAGAAATGTTGGCCTGTGATCGAAAAAGCCAGTCTG GTCATATGCTGCTGAACTTAAGCCATGGCAAGCAAGACTTCTTTAAAGAGATTGTGGAATCTTTTGCAAACAAGAGTGGTTCATTTACATTGTTCGATAGTCTTTTTGAGAGTGGAGCTTCTAGAGAGAGATCTTTTATTGGCACGGATGATATTGGAAGTGTCAGTGCACAAGCACCAGTGCAAATGGAACTTAATAAATATGATATTG GTGCTGTTCGAATGCACAATGGCAGTCTCCAGCATCTTGTGTGGCTTGGCTTGCAGTGGAACTCTATGTCAGTCTTACCTCCAATGCGCAAATGgttaaaacagctttttcacTTGCCCCAAGAAACATCAAGACGCGAGACAGATGCTCCTGAATCCATTTGCCTTTTGGACCTTGAA GTGTTTCTACTTGGAGTGGTATTCACTAGCAACTTACAATTGCAAGAGAAGTTTAATTCGCACTGCAGCACACATCAACCTCAATTCTTACCGTTGCTGGTGTGCAAACAGCTCTATACTGAAAAGCAAGGATCCTGGTGGGATGCCGTTTGTACTCTtattcagagaaaagcaac ACtaggaacagcagcaaaattgAGGCTTATTGTACAGCATGGAATAAGTACTCTGCGAACACTGGAGAAGCATGGCCTTCAACCTGCCTTAATTATACACTGGGCAAAAAGCCTGCAAAAAACG GGCATTAGCCTTAACTCCTTCTATGACCAGAGGGAATACATTGGACGAAGTGTCTGCTACTGGAAGAAAGTTTTGCCTATGCTGGAAGctatcaaaaagaagaggagcaTACCTGAACCTACTGACCCTCTCTTCAAACACTTCCATAGTGTAGATATTCAG GTCCTCCAGGTTGCAGCATATGAAGAGGAGGCACATATTGCATTTGCGATGTTGGATGCAGTTGATGGCAAAACTGATGATGCTTTATTAGCATTTGAAgctattaaaaatgtgatttcgTACTGGAATCTTGCTGTG ATCTtccaaagaaaggcagaagagattGAAAAGGATGCCATGCTGCTGGAAGAACAAGAAGAACACAAAACTTATCTTCTTAAGAGCAAGCATTATTTAATGATGATTATTGAGGAAAGCCTCTCGGATATATCAGTAATTGAGAAA CTGCCAGTATCTATTGAAACTGTGAAGGAAATGCTAGATACCGTGGTCCAGGAACTTGGCGAGAATGATGATGAGAGAAGTCCTGCCTTCAGAAATGGTGTGTCACGAGTTGTAGATTCAGAGATGAAACATTCCACTCCATCACCAACTACATTCTCTCTTTCACCAGCTAAGAGCTACAAG ttttctccTAAAACTCCTCCTCACTGGGCTGAAGATCACAGATCTATGCTTCAAATGATCTGTCAGCAAGTGGAAGCTTTAAAG AACGAAATGcaagaaatgaaactgaataATTCCAACTCAAATGCATCATCTCATCGCTGGCCTGCTGAAAGCTACGGAACAGATACAATGTCAGAGGGTTATCAGAGAGCACAGAATCTTCATGAAGCTCCGTTAACAG TTGCTACCACTGGCCCATCTGTTTACTACAGCCAGTCGCCTGCCTATAACTCTCAGTATCTTCTCAGAACTGCCGCAACCAGTGTAACGCCAACAAAG gcTCCTGTCTATGGCATGAACCGACTTGCGCCTCAGCAACATATATATGCTTATCAACAACCGATGCATACACCACCTCTGCAAAACACTTCTGCTTGTATGTTTTCTCAAGAAATATATGGCACACCTCTGCGTTTTGATTCTCCTGCTACTGGACTCATTTCTCCTCGTGGGGGTGATGATTACTACAATTACAGCGTTCCACAGGCAAGCACAGATCCACCATTACCTGGACCGGGCTATTTCACAAAGCCCTCAGTCCCACCACCAACTTTAAAGCCTGCAGATTCAAAAGTGGTAGAATTTACGAAGCCTAAATTTGGCCAGCCTGGAACAGCAGAAGGATCAAAAACATCTCTGCCAACACCAGCACAGTCAAGTCAGCCAACAACTTTTAAATTCAACACTAACTTCAAATCTAATGATGGAgattttaccttttcttctcttcaagtTCCAACACAGCCTGGTAATGCAGCTTTTAATAACAGTGAAAGCCTCTTGGGTCTTCTGACATCTGATAAACGTTTACAGGATGATAGATATGTTGAACAAAAAGCAGTTAATGATCACACAAATAGtcaaagaaatgtctttaattTTGGCAATAAACATATTCCAGGCATCTCTTTCAGAGAAAGCGTGGGACAAAATGCACACAAAAGCCTGAGTTTTGAGAAGAGCGATATGTTTAGTGTCCAAGAACCAAGCAAGCCAGTTTTCACGACTTCAAATTCCGATTTAGCTAATAGAAGTCATGAAACAGAGGGAGGAAGCACCCATGGTGGAGATGAGGATGATGATGGTCCTCATTTTGATCCTGTGGTGCCACTCCCTGACAAGATTGAAGTAAAGACAGgtgaggaagatgaagaggaaTTCTTCTGCAACAGAGCCAAGCTGTTTCGTTTTGATGCAGAATctaaagaatggaaagaaaggggtattggaaatgtgaaaatactgaaacatAAAGTGTCTGGCAAATTCCGTCTGTTAATGAGACGGGATCAAGTGCTGAAGATCTGTGCAAATCACTACATAAATACTGATATGAAATTAACTCCAAATGCCGGATCGGATAAGTCATTTGTATGGCATGCTTTGGATTATGCGGATGAGTtaccaaaaccagaacagcttGCAATTAGATTTAAAACACCTGAGGAAGCAAtgcttttcaaaagtaaatttgaagaggcacagaatattttaaaaaccttaGGATCAACTGTTGACACATCTGTGACTCAGAGTACTGAGACTGGAAGAGAAACAACAAATCAGGATATCAAGGAGCCTAGCAGATCCATTTCTGGGACCCTGAACTTTGGCTTTCAGTTCCTGAAAGACGAGGTGAGCAGTGAATCTGATAGCAAAGGCAGCCTTACAGCTACATCGACTGCATCTGGCCCTACCcctttttcatttggaaaggaAGCGCCGCAAACCTCTTCTTCTGGTGGGTTTGCACAGCATCTCTTGAAGAAGGATCAGTGGGTGTGTAAAGTATGTTTAGTTCCAAATGAAGCAAGTGCAAAGAATTGTGTGTCATGTCAAAGTCCAAATCTAGATACTTCGGAAATGCATAGCACCCAATCAACTGAATCTTCTGCAACTTCCAAAGCCAGTAGTAACACTGTGCAGGACAAATTTGGATCTGCTTTTGCTAAAAAAGAAGGTCAGTGGGACTGCAGTGTCTGTTCAGTAAGAAATGAACCCAGTGCCTCCAGGTGTGCTGACTGCCAGAATCCAAACAAAACTAATACGGCGGTATCCTTTAAATTTGACCAAGCAATTGCTCCAAAGGCTGTTCAAAAAGACTTGGCAACTGCTTTTCCTAAAAAAGAAGGTCAGTGGAACTGCGCTGTGTGCCTGGTccaaaatgaagcaaaagacGTGAACTGTCGTTCTTGTCAGAATCCTAACTCAAAAAGTCAACCAAATGTACCTGTACCTACTGTTCAAGCATCCCTTGCTCCCAAGTTTGGTACCATTGCTGATGCAAGTAAGCCACTGAAAAATGGATTTGAAGGGCTTTTTGCTAAAAAGGAAGGACAGTGGGATTGTACTACTTGTCTTGTGAGGAATGAACGTTCTTCGCCAGCCTGTGTAGCCTGCCAAACACCAAATCCACATGACAAGGCTGCTGGTGATGCTTCATCGACTCCCGCTTTTGGCTTGAAAAGTAAATTATCTGAACCGGCTGGAGGACAGTTGGGAACAGGCTTTAAGTGTGATTTCTTAGAAAAGGGCTTTAAGTTCGGTACTGCTGAGCAAGGCAAGACACCATCATTTACATTTCAGGTTCCTTCTGATACTGAAATTAAGCCTGCAAAGGAAGGATTTAGCTTTTCAATGCCAGTGCCTGCAGGTGGATTTAAATTTGGGATACAGGAGTCCAGTAAAAATACCACTAAGAAAGATGAGCCATCCAAAGAGTGTACAACTGGCTTCTTAAAAAGCAGtgatgaaaaagacaaaaaggaaacactATCAGAGAGTGGAATTCCATTCCAGTTTCAAGAAACATCAAACAAGGAGAAAGGTGACTTTGTTTTTGGGCAAAATAGCAGCACTTTTACTTTTGCCGAGCTTGCAAAAAGGACTCCTGGGGAAAGCTTCCAATTTGGCAAAAAAGACCCTAACTTCAAAGGCTTCTCAGGTGCAggtgaaaagctgttttcttcacagGTTTCTAAAGAGgatccaaaaccaaacacatctGCTGACCTTAGTGAGAAGGATGATGATGTGTATAAGACAGAGGACAGTGATGATATCCACTTTGAACCTATAGTTCAGATGCCTGAAAAAGTAGAACCGTTTACAGGAGAGGAAGATGAGAAAGTGTTATACTCCCAAAGAGTGAAGCTGTTCAGGTTTGATCCAGAAACAAGCCAGTGGAAAGAACGTGGGGTGGGCAACCTGAAGattcttaaaaatgaagttaatggTAAAGTAAGAATACTAATGCGGCGTGAGCAGGTACTGAAGGTGTGTGCAAATCACTGGATAACAACAACAATGAACTTGAAACAGCTGTCTGGCTCAGACAAAGCATGGATGTGGATGGCCAATGACTTCTCTGATGGTGATGCAAAGTTGGAACATCTAGCAGCAAAATTCAAGACACCAGAGCAGGCTGAGGAGTTCAAACAGAAGTTTGAAGAATGCCAGAGGCTGCTATTAGATATACCACTGCAGACACCACATAAGCTTGTTGATACAGGCAGGACAGCTCAGCTtatacagaaagcagaagaaatgaagtgTGGCTTAAAAGATCTCAAAACATTTCTGACAGATGACAAAACTAAACtgtcagaagaggaaaatgtgaaCTCTGTTTGTGCCAGCAGCACTTCTGACGTGGTTATAAAGCCGCATGCTGAAAGTACTGGGCCTACTTTGGAATGGGATAACTATGATTTGCGTGAAGAAGCCTTGGATGATAGTGTGAGTAGTTCTGTATATGCATCACCTCTTACAAGTAGTCCTGTAAGGAAAAATCTGTTTAGGTTTGGAGAATCTACTACAGGTTTTAGTTTCAGCTTTAAATCTGCCCTGAGCCCATCCAAATCTCCTGCCAAACAGAACCAGAGTAGAACATCAGTAGGCACAGATGAAGATTCTGATGTTACtcaagaagaagagagagatggaCAGTACTTTGAACCTGTGGTACCTCTGCCTGACCTTGTGGAAGTGACCAGTGGTGAGGAAAATGAGCAAGTTGTCTTCAGTCATAGAGCTAAGCTGTACAGATATGACAAAGATGCTAATCAGTGGAAAGAGAGGGGTATTGGGGATATCAAGATATTACAGAACTATGACAACAAACAAGTGCGGATAGTAATGAGAAGGGACCAGGTATTAAAACTCTGTGCCAATCACAGAATAACACCAGATATGAATATGCAACAAATGAAAGGATCTGATAGAGCATGGGTATGGACTGCATGTGACTTTGCAGATGGGGAAAGGAAAGTAGAACTTCTAGCTGTACGATTCAAGCTGCAAGATGTTGCAGACTCATTTAAGCAAATTTTTGATGAAGCAAAGCATGCTCAAGAGAGAGAAACACTGATAACACCTCTTTCTTCTCGTGCCAATACGCCAAAGGAGTCTCCATGTGGTAAAAATGCTGTTGCTGTACTAGAAGAAACTACCAGAGAAAGAACTGACCTCAGCCATGGTGATGCTAATTCTGATGTGACTGTAGAGGTTGCAGAGGTGTCAAACACTTCTGAAATACCAACGAAAACAGTGGTTTCTCCTCCAAAGTTTGTGTTTGGATCAGAATCtgtcaaaagcattttcagtaatGAAAAGTCAAAGACATTCACATTTGGAAATACTTCAGCTACTGGTTCTCTCTTTGGCTTCAGCTTTAATCCTCCCAAAAAGAGTGAAGACCATATTCCAACGTCGCAGAACACAACACAGAAAGAACTGGAAGTCTCTGAACCACCAAAAAGTTCTGCTGCTATTCAGAAGCCTCTAGACAGCAAATCAGACAATTTGCCTACTTCAACACAAGAGGGACCCTCAAACTTCTCATTTAGAATTCTGGAAAAAG gaTTTAATTTTAGCCTTTTTAAATCTAATCCAATGGCCTTTTGGACAAGCACATCTTCCTTGCAACCTGATAGTAAAG CTGAGAAGCCAGCAATGTCACCAGATGATCTTCCATCCGATGAGGTCGTAATAGTGTACGAGTTAACGCCTACCCCTGAACAGCGAGCTCTCGCTGGCTTTCTCAAGCTGCCTCCAACATTCTTCTGTTACAAGAACAAGCCTGGATACGTGAGTGACGAGGATGATG ATGAAGACTATGAAACAGCTGTTAAGAACCTTAATGGAAGGCTGTATCCCAGTGATTCcgaagagaaaaagaaatcacaagatCCTGTAAAAG CTGTCACAGAAGGAAGGGAATCTGGCAATGAAGGAGAATGTGTTACCGCTCAGGAAAAGAACCCAGATCCTGAGGAGGAGGGTAAAGCAGAAACTCCACAGGATCTTTCTACATCTGTCTGCGGTGCCAGCAGCGATACTGAGGATGACAGTCCCAAAGACGTTCAGGCAGAAgttaaaactgaagaaacaaaa GAGGATGAGGCTACAAGTTCAACTGTCTTAGTTTGTGCCAGCGAGCAGGAAGCACCTACTCCATCAACCGATGAGGTGACAGCATCTGTCCAGTCAGCTCCCAGCAGTGAAGAACCAGAATCCCCCACAGAAACTGTGCCTGTGTCAGAGAGTTTGTCAGGAGCTGATGACACACCTGTAGACTTGTCGACGAAAAAGAGTGATTTGGACTGCTCGGAGTCAACAGAAG AAAACAGAGTCATCACATTTGGTTTCGGCAGCAGTGCAGGCTTGTCATTTGCAGATCTGGCTTCCAAGAACTCTGGGGACTTTGCTTTTGGCTCAAAAG ATCAAAACTTCAAATGGGCAAATACAGGAGCAGCCGTGTTTGGAGAGACAGCCCGTAAAGCAGATGAAGAGGAAGGTGGTAGTGATGATGAGGTGGTTCATAGTGATGATATCCACTTTGAGCCAATTGTGTCCTTACCAGAG GTGGAGGTAAAATCTggggaagaagatgaagaaattctCTTCAAAGAGAGGGCGAAACTTTACAGATGGGACCGGGATGCTACTCAGTGGAAGGAGCGCGGTGTTGGAGAGATCAAGATCCTCTTCCATACACAAAAGAAATACTATAGAGTCCTCATGAGACGGGACCAAGTTCTTAAAGTCTGTGCAAACCACGTCATCACCAAAGAAATGAACTTGGTGCCCTCTGATACGTCAAACAATGCTTTAATTTGGACAGCTACCGATTATGCTG atggCGAAGTAAAAGTGGAGCAACTTGCGGTCCGGTTTAAAAGCCAAGAAATGGCTAATTCTTTCAAGAGGAGGTTTGAAGAATGCCAGCTGAGCTTGTCAGAGCTACAGAAGGGCCACTTATCTCTGGCAGCAGGACTGTCAAAGGACACCAACCCCGTTGTGTATTTTGAAGTTTCTGCCGATGACGAACCTTTAGGACACATAACCATGGAGCTCTTTTCCAATATCGTCCCTCGAACTGCTGAGAATTTCCGGGCCCTGTGCACAGGAGAGAAAGGCTTTGGATTCAAGAACTCGAGCTTTCACAGAATAGTCCCTGACTTTGTGTGCCAG ggaGGTGATATAACGAACCACGATGGAACTGGTGGACGGTCGATTTACGGAACAGCATTTGAAGATGAGAACTTTGAAGTGAAGCACACTGGTCCTGGATTGTTGTCCATGGCAAATAAGGGCAGAGATACGAATACTTCCCAGTTCTTCATAACacttaaaaaagcagaacactTGGACTTCAAGCATGTGGTATTTGGGTTTGTGAAAGATGGCATGGATGTTGTGAAAAAGATGGAATCCTTTGGCTCTCCGAAAGGTCTCGTGAATGGCAGGATTGTCATTACAGACTGTGGGCAAATATAG